The following DNA comes from Pseudomonas marginalis.
GCAGGTCCGGGCGTGCACAGTTGATCCGGCAAAGGGAATCAAAGCCAGCATTCGAATCAGTGATCTCCGCTTCGCAGCTTACGTAGCGCGCCAGCACATCACTGTGCTCCTGCTGGCGCACTTCAACCTGATTGCCGATGGCCAACGGCAACGCCAGGTAAATGGCTTGCCCACTGGTGTGGGCAGGAACCTGCAACACCAGTGGCTCCATTACGCTGCTCAGCTCGAACAAGCTGCCATCGGGAAATACACCGCTGGCCTGGTTGACGACTACCTTACCCAGGTTGAGGTACTGCACGTCGACGTCAAGGGTCAGGAATCCCCAACCATCAATGCCCAGCAAACGGGTACGGTTGAGTTGCTGGTGGTAGTAACGGTCGTTGTGCTGCAAGTGTTGGGGGCGCAGCAGCATGCCCTCCTGCCACACGACTTTATGAACCTGCATGTCTATCCTCCGACCTCCGGGCTTGAGGGGTAACGACGCGAACCCCGGACTCGTCGAGCATCAGCTCGACACGCGTCAGGCGCTGCCGGGCGACGGGCAGCACAAGCCGCCATTGCACATGGGGCAGGTCCCGGTAGGCAGCCACCACCCCGACATAACGACTCTGTGGTTCGACACTGAGCTTCAGCGCCAACCGCTCACCGGGGCGCAGCTCCAACTCCTCGCTGTTGACCCAGTCCTTGGGCAGCGCCTGCTCCGCGCGGCTATAGAGGGTGAAGAAATCAGCGTTTTCGAAAGCCACCGGGTGCCGCAGCTCCAGCAGGCGCACCACGATGGGAGACGGGCGACCGTGAAGATCGCGGTTGACGCCTTCGCTGGCGCTCAACGCCAGGTCCAGCTTGGTCAGGGTTGAATACGGTGAGACGCTGGCACACCCGGTCAGCAAGCCGAGTACAAACAGCATTGACAGAACGGCAGCTCGATACATGACAGTCATCCCGGATAAGCCGCATGCAGCGTGGCGACCAGGCGCACCTGCTCCGCGTAGGCTTTGGAAAATTCGTTACGCAACAGCTGCTCGCCCAAGGGTTGCTCGTCGATAAGGTGTCGGTAATGGCGCTGGTAGGCCCGCCAGTGGGCTCCATCGGTAGAGAACCTGGCCGGCATGTCCTGGCGCTCGAAGCACAGCAATAGATGGCTTGGTGCAAATGCCTCCACAGCGCCACGTATTGCAGCACGGCAAGCCACGACCAAGGCCAGCTGGTGGATTTGCATTTCCCGGAATGCCTGGGCGACCGCTACCTCTGCAGGCAGCGGGCCCGGCTCAGCGAGGCCCAACAGTGAGGCCAGGGCAGACGGGGTATCGGTGCAATCCTTCAAGGGGTTGTGACTCTTAATGGCAGGCACGGTCCAACCGAGGTTCAACTCGCCGTTCAGCTCATCGCGAGTACGCAGACTCTGCTGCAGCCCTTCGATGGTTTGCCTGAACAGGCCAGCCACCTTGATCGCCAGGGCTTCGCATGCCTGGGTATCGAGCGTATCCAGGGGCACGCCCATCGCGTCCGCGAACTGCGACCAGAATGGGGCACGACTGGCTGCAGTCACCTGGGCGGGTTGAGTCGAGGCCTCTTCCGTTACTGGCTCGGCCCATCTCGGCACGATCAAGTGATCCCGTTCCAGGGGGCAGTGGGACAGTGCGCAGGCCGCCCTCGCAGCCGAGAGTTTCAGCGCCTCCGGATCCCCGGGTGAGCTGCCATGCACCTGCTCGGTATCGAGTGCGTGCAAGGGGTCAAGCACCAAAAACGCGTCATCCGGAATCGTATCGTTGCCGAAAAACATCTGCCGGCCATTTTGTCTCCCGGGCGCCACAAGTCGTGCACGGATATCCACTGGCCCCAGTTGGTAGACATCACCCTCGCTGATCAGTCGTGCCTGCCCCTTGCACAAACGCTCCGCGCTGCCCGACACGCCAATGCCATTGCTGCTGATGTCGGTAAAAAAATACTGGCCATCCCGGTAACTGACCAGGCCATGATGACTGGAGAGCAAGCGACTGGCGTCGGGGATGACCCAGTCACAGCCGATCCCGCGGCCGATCACGCCGCCGACGCCGTCGAATGTCTTACAGGATGCAGGCTCACCGCTTCCGGTATTGCACACCTCTAACACTAGTTGCATGACAAGGCTCCGCTGTTCAATCGCTGCGACGTGTCGCCTGGGGGTCACCCAGCGGACGGTAGTCAGCGTCATCAAAAACGTAATTGGCGTTGCAGCCGCTCAACAAGCACAGGACAAGCCCCCAGGCTTTCCAAGTACGAAGTGGCATCAGGTATCTCCAATGAAAGTAAGGCCGGCGGCGAAGAGTGGAAGCCATATGTGCACCATTCAGCATCCCCCTCGGACATCGCCGCCAGGGATGTTCAAGCGTGTAAGTCGGTAAAGCAGGGTGCGGCGTGCGAGCCCCAACTCACGTGCCGTACGGGTCCGGTTGCCACGGTTCTTGTGCAGGCAGTCGATCAGGAATACCCGTTCAACCCGCTCCAGGCGCTGGCGCAACGTCGCGCCGACGGCTGTAGGGGTCGACGCGGGCGCCAGGGACAGGTGTTCAGGCAGCACCACTGCGTCGTAACACAGCAGTACCGCGCGCTCCACCAGACATTTGAGTTCACGGACATTCCCGGGAAAAGCGTGGCACGACAGTTGATCCAAGGCCGCAGCAGACCACTCCACCGGCGAGAGCCCCAGCGCAGCGCAGGCCGATTGCGAGAACTGTCGCGCCAACAGCAGCACATCTGCGTCGCGTTCGCGCAAGGCCGGCAATTCGATCGGGAACTGCGCCAGTCGGTAGTACAGGTCCTCGCGAAAACTACCCTCCGCCACCATTGCAGCCAGATCACGATGGGTCGCTGCGATAATTCGCACATCGACCTTATGGGCCGCATCGGCTCCCAACGGGCGAACCTCGCCTTCCTGCAACACCCGCAGCAGCTTGGCCTGGAGTGACAGCGGCATATCGCCGATTTCGTCGAGGAGCAACGTGCCGCCATCGGCGGCGTCAAATAGCCCCGCATGGTTACGTTCGGCGCCTGTAAAGGCGCCCCTGCGATAACCGAATAGCTCGCTCTCCAGCAGACCCTCGGGAAAGGCCGCACAGTTCTGCACCACAAAGGCTTTGCTACGGCGCGCCCCGGCAGCATGGATGGCCCGTGCCACCACCTCCTTGCCGGTTCCGGTCTCCCCGCGCAGCAGCACCGTGCAGGGCGCATTCAGCACCTTGCCGATCAGCCGGTAGGTTTCTTCCATGGCTGCGCTGTTGCCGATCAGCCCATACTTCATACGCGCCGAGGGTAGACAAGGCCTGGCCTGGGAGCCGTTGTGCGGCGGACGCACACGTCGCAACAGCGCCAGTTGACTCAAGGCGAAGCTTGCCAGTTGGCTTAACGATGGTCCGTAGTCCAGGAGCAATTTCGACCGCTGGCTGGCGCACAGCAATAGACCGGCAACGGCCTTGTGGCGACCGAACAGCGGCAGGCATATCAACGAGTGCCAGGGCGTAGCTGTCGCGGGTAGAAAACCGCTTTCGTACACACTGTCGTCCAGGTTCTCCACGCTCAGGATGCTGGGATGGCCGAGCACGTGACGCAACAGTTGCTGATGCTGAAAGTCGGCGCCGCAAGCACCCTCGCCGAGGGGCAATGCGCCAGGCAAATACTGGGCAATCAAGTCCAGCCGACCCGTGACCTCGTCCCGCCAATATAACTGGCCGAGTTCGCATTCACTCAGTTGCGCAGCCGCGGCAACACACAGGCCTGGCAGCGTTGTCTCGTCACCCTCGATGCCCATTCGGGTGAACCAGGCCAACAACGTCTCGGCGTATGCCAGGGGCTGGGGTAAAGGGGCAAGCACATCGTTCATCATTGGCTGAACTCACAGATCGGCAGCCCGTCACCATCCAGGCAGGCGTGGGCCCGCGACAGCGGCTCACCCGTCGCCACCGCCCCAAGCAGTCGATCGACCATCTGCGGCAACAGGTGGATCTCGATCCATTGGTCGATGTACCGCGCTCCGCTGTCGCTATGGACGCACCGCTCAGCCATATGCGTGACCAGTTCGGTCGTATAGCTCAAGGCCAGCTTGCGTGACTGCAACCTTCGCCCAAGACGGTCAAGCTTGAGTCTTGCCAGGTCATGCAACACAGCGCCCATCAACGGGTAATAGGGCACGACTCGCATCCGGGCGAGCAGTGCCGGTTTGAAATAGTCGCGCAGCAGAGGGTGAATTGCGTCCTGCAGCACCTGGGTGCCAGGTCGTCGGCCGCCTTCACATAAGTCGATAATGCAATCGCTGCCCAGGTTGGAAGTCATCAGGATCAGCGTATTGCGAAAATCGATTTCCCGGCCTTCGCCATCATTGACCAGCCCCTTGTCGAAGATCTGATAGAACAGGTTCAACACCTCCGGGTCGGCCTTTTCGACTTCGTCGAGCAGCACCACCGAATAGGGGCGCCGGCGCACGGCTTCCGTCAGCACCCCGCCCTCTCCATAGCCGACATAACCGGGAGGTGCGCCAATCAGCCGAGACAGGGCGTGTTTTTCCTGAAACTCCGACATGTTGAGGGTGGTGACAAAACGTTCGCCGCCATACAGCAAATCACCCAGGGCCAGCGCCGTTTCGGTCTTGCCCACACCACTTGGGCCCACCAACAGAAACACACCGACCGGCGCATCGGCCTTGTTCAGTCCGGCAGCCACCGCGCGCAGGTTGCGGTCAAGCGCCTGTATGGCAGGTTCCTGGCCGAGAATGCGCGACCGCAGCGCATCGGCAACCCCCAGCACCGATGCACTGTGCTCAAGGGACAGTTGTTCAACCGGAATGCCCGTCCAGGTACTGATGACCTCTGCCACCAGGCGAGGGCATACGCGCACCGGCTCCTCCAGTGCGCGCTGTGCAAGCCAGCGCTGCTGCCGATGTTGACGTTCGCTCTCGACAGCCGCCAAGCGCAGGCCCAGCGCTTGCGCAGACTGCTCATCAACTGGCAGCCCCGCATCCCTGTCTCGATTCAGTGCCTCGCGCTGGCGCGAGCCTTCAGCCTGTTCGGTACACAGGCGTTCCAATGCCTCGGGCACCGTCAACTGGTTGATGCGCGCACGTGCGCAGGCGGTGTCCAGCACATCCACGGCCTTATCGGGCAACTGACGCCCTGCCAGGTAGCGGGCGCTCATCTGCGCCGCCGCGACGACGGCATCGTCACGTATATGCACGCCATGGCTGGATTCGTAGGCCGGGACCAGCCCGCGCAGGATCGAAGTCGCCTGTTCAACGCTGGGCTCGCCAACCAGCACAGGCTGGAAACGCCGCGCCAAGGCCGGGTCTTTTTCAAAGTATTTCTTGTATTCGCCCCAAGTCGTAGCCGCGACGGTCCGCAACTCACCGCGGGCCAGGGCCGGCTTGAGCAGGTTGGCGGCATCGCCGGCCCCCGCCCCCACCAGGGTATGCGCTTCATCGATAAACAGAATCACCGGTGTCGGCGCGGCATTCACCTCGTCAATCACGCCGTTGAGACGCCGCTCGAACTCGCCCTTGATGCTGGCACCGGCTTGCAGCAGTGCCATGTCCAGGGTCAGCACACGCACACCCTTGAGTGGCTCCGGCACCTGCGTGCTGGCGATGCGCAGGGCAAGGCCTTCGACAACCGCGGTCTTGCCCACCCCGGCCTCGCCGACAAGGATCGGATTGTTCTTGCGCCGCCGCATAAGGATGTCGATCAGTTGGCGGATCTCACCCTCGCGACACAGCACCGGGTCGATACGCCCTTCCTGGGCCTGGCGTGTCAGATCATGGGTAAAGCGCGCCAGCAGTGACTCGCCGCCTGCTGCCGGGCAGATGTCAGGCCCCTGGTCCAGCACAAACCCGTGTATACGCTGTGCATCCAAACGGCTCAACAACGCGTGATAGCCGGTGCCTGCGTGCTGCAGCGGGTGGCGCAACAACGCCAGTAACAGTGCACCGTGGTCCACGACGCTCTGGCGCAACTCCAGATGGGCAACCATCAACGCCTGTTGTAACCACTGCACGAGGGCCGGGGCGAACACCGGATTACGCGTGGCACTTGCCTGCCCCTTGGGCTGCAGCGTTGCTTGCAGCGTCTGCGCCTCGATCCCGGCGTCGGCCAAGGCTCGTATCAAAAGCCCCCTGGGACGTTCCAGCTGGGTCAGTAGCAGGTCTTCCACCAGGACCTCCCTGCCACCTCGCGTCACGCAACGTTCGGCCGAGCGCTCCAGGTCCTGACGGACTGCGGGCGTCAATGTCAGGATCAGCTGTTGCAGGTCTACATTCATCATGATCATTGTTCCCTAGTGAGCATTGCTGGCCACGATGACCGCACCATCGGCGCACTCGTGTGCCAGCCAAGTGGTCCACCCCAGCCTGCAGACATTGTGTTCACCCACGTGCAACGGCCTGATCGCCTCCTTGGCCAGCACCAGCCGCAGGTCATGCTCCAGCGGGTCTCGTGCAGCCAGTCGCACCAACGAACACAGCAGTGGATACTCCGACCCCGTCGGCAAGAAACCATGGAAGCGCTGCCAATCCAGATCCTGTATATGCACCCGGAACTTACCGTTGCAGTCGGTGATCCGGCTTCCCAGTACTTGGTCGAAGCCCAACAGGCTGTTGGCACAGCCAAGCTGGTTCAACTGCGGGGGAGCAATGGCAACCGTGCGTTCCACCCATTGCTCTATAAACACGCGCTCATGCTCGAAGTAGTAGCGCAGCACTGTCTCGATCACCGCCGCCGAGTGCGCCCGCAGGCCAAGCAACCCCAGGTAGGGCAACAGTCGCTTGCAGTCCAACTGCGCAGTGGTACGGATGCGCTGGCCCCTCAACCCGATCAACGCAAACATCTGCTCGGAAAAAGCATCACGCGCCTGCGCCTGGAAACACGCCTGGTAGCGGTATTTGCGCCAGATCGGCAGCATCAGCCGTTGCAGACGATGGTGAAACAGGTCCAGGAAGTCTCGAGTCGCGTGGCCGCCCGCTCCATCGGCACACGCCTGCTCACCGTAAAAGGCCGGCAAGGGTGAACCTGCGCCACAGAGGCCCAGGACATTGAGGCGAAGACGCGCACGCAATTGATCGTGTTCAACAAAAAACTCCAACCGGTCAATATCGTGACCGGGAAAACCAAGACCCGGGTTGGCCTGAAACTCCAGCCGCTCATAGAGTGCGTTGTCATCCAGTAGCGGATGGGCGTCGCGCAGGCGCTTGATCACCTGCGAAATCGCCTGGAACAGCGAATATTCACGGATGGCACGGCACAGTTGCTTCAAAGCAGGGGCTGCTGCCCCATCTGAGGTGGCCATAGGTACACATCTCCTTGTGTGCTGATGACACGCAGCTCGTGGTAGGCATTAAGGCTGGCATAAAGCGCGAAGAACTCGTTGAGCACCGAGGCGAACAAAAACGCTTCGCCCGCCCCCAGAAAACCTTGGGAATCAATGCTCAGGTCGACCCGCAACCCTCGAATCGGCATGCCCCGGTGCAAGCGGTCGACGGCCGTATGGCTGATGGATCGCAAGGCCCCCAGCCTTCTCTGGCTGACCTTTTTCGCTTGCAGATCGTGGTAACGCGGCACGTCATAGGTTTCGAGGACCACCCTCAAGACATTGATG
Coding sequences within:
- a CDS encoding sigma-54 interaction domain-containing protein, with amino-acid sequence MMNDVLAPLPQPLAYAETLLAWFTRMGIEGDETTLPGLCVAAAAQLSECELGQLYWRDEVTGRLDLIAQYLPGALPLGEGACGADFQHQQLLRHVLGHPSILSVENLDDSVYESGFLPATATPWHSLICLPLFGRHKAVAGLLLCASQRSKLLLDYGPSLSQLASFALSQLALLRRVRPPHNGSQARPCLPSARMKYGLIGNSAAMEETYRLIGKVLNAPCTVLLRGETGTGKEVVARAIHAAGARRSKAFVVQNCAAFPEGLLESELFGYRRGAFTGAERNHAGLFDAADGGTLLLDEIGDMPLSLQAKLLRVLQEGEVRPLGADAAHKVDVRIIAATHRDLAAMVAEGSFREDLYYRLAQFPIELPALRERDADVLLLARQFSQSACAALGLSPVEWSAAALDQLSCHAFPGNVRELKCLVERAVLLCYDAVVLPEHLSLAPASTPTAVGATLRQRLERVERVFLIDCLHKNRGNRTRTARELGLARRTLLYRLTRLNIPGGDVRGGC
- the tssG gene encoding type VI secretion system baseplate subunit TssG; translation: MATSDGAAAPALKQLCRAIREYSLFQAISQVIKRLRDAHPLLDDNALYERLEFQANPGLGFPGHDIDRLEFFVEHDQLRARLRLNVLGLCGAGSPLPAFYGEQACADGAGGHATRDFLDLFHHRLQRLMLPIWRKYRYQACFQAQARDAFSEQMFALIGLRGQRIRTTAQLDCKRLLPYLGLLGLRAHSAAVIETVLRYYFEHERVFIEQWVERTVAIAPPQLNQLGCANSLLGFDQVLGSRITDCNGKFRVHIQDLDWQRFHGFLPTGSEYPLLCSLVRLAARDPLEHDLRLVLAKEAIRPLHVGEHNVCRLGWTTWLAHECADGAVIVASNAH
- a CDS encoding type VI secretion protein — its product is MPLRTWKAWGLVLCLLSGCNANYVFDDADYRPLGDPQATRRSD
- the tssJ gene encoding type VI secretion system lipoprotein TssJ; its protein translation is MYRAAVLSMLFVLGLLTGCASVSPYSTLTKLDLALSASEGVNRDLHGRPSPIVVRLLELRHPVAFENADFFTLYSRAEQALPKDWVNSEELELRPGERLALKLSVEPQSRYVGVVAAYRDLPHVQWRLVLPVARQRLTRVELMLDESGVRVVTPQARRSEDRHAGS
- a CDS encoding AAA family ATPase, whose amino-acid sequence is MMNVDLQQLILTLTPAVRQDLERSAERCVTRGGREVLVEDLLLTQLERPRGLLIRALADAGIEAQTLQATLQPKGQASATRNPVFAPALVQWLQQALMVAHLELRQSVVDHGALLLALLRHPLQHAGTGYHALLSRLDAQRIHGFVLDQGPDICPAAGGESLLARFTHDLTRQAQEGRIDPVLCREGEIRQLIDILMRRRKNNPILVGEAGVGKTAVVEGLALRIASTQVPEPLKGVRVLTLDMALLQAGASIKGEFERRLNGVIDEVNAAPTPVILFIDEAHTLVGAGAGDAANLLKPALARGELRTVAATTWGEYKKYFEKDPALARRFQPVLVGEPSVEQATSILRGLVPAYESSHGVHIRDDAVVAAAQMSARYLAGRQLPDKAVDVLDTACARARINQLTVPEALERLCTEQAEGSRQREALNRDRDAGLPVDEQSAQALGLRLAAVESERQHRQQRWLAQRALEEPVRVCPRLVAEVISTWTGIPVEQLSLEHSASVLGVADALRSRILGQEPAIQALDRNLRAVAAGLNKADAPVGVFLLVGPSGVGKTETALALGDLLYGGERFVTTLNMSEFQEKHALSRLIGAPPGYVGYGEGGVLTEAVRRRPYSVVLLDEVEKADPEVLNLFYQIFDKGLVNDGEGREIDFRNTLILMTSNLGSDCIIDLCEGGRRPGTQVLQDAIHPLLRDYFKPALLARMRVVPYYPLMGAVLHDLARLKLDRLGRRLQSRKLALSYTTELVTHMAERCVHSDSGARYIDQWIEIHLLPQMVDRLLGAVATGEPLSRAHACLDGDGLPICEFSQ
- the tagH gene encoding type VI secretion system-associated FHA domain protein TagH; translated protein: MQLVLEVCNTGSGEPASCKTFDGVGGVIGRGIGCDWVIPDASRLLSSHHGLVSYRDGQYFFTDISSNGIGVSGSAERLCKGQARLISEGDVYQLGPVDIRARLVAPGRQNGRQMFFGNDTIPDDAFLVLDPLHALDTEQVHGSSPGDPEALKLSAARAACALSHCPLERDHLIVPRWAEPVTEEASTQPAQVTAASRAPFWSQFADAMGVPLDTLDTQACEALAIKVAGLFRQTIEGLQQSLRTRDELNGELNLGWTVPAIKSHNPLKDCTDTPSALASLLGLAEPGPLPAEVAVAQAFREMQIHQLALVVACRAAIRGAVEAFAPSHLLLCFERQDMPARFSTDGAHWRAYQRHYRHLIDEQPLGEQLLRNEFSKAYAEQVRLVATLHAAYPG